One window from the genome of Musa acuminata AAA Group cultivar baxijiao chromosome BXJ1-4, Cavendish_Baxijiao_AAA, whole genome shotgun sequence encodes:
- the LOC103982620 gene encoding coatomer subunit alpha-3 has product MLTKFETKSNRVKGLSFHSKRPWILASLHSGVIQLWDYSMGTVIDRFDEHDGPVRGVHFHKSQPLFVSGGDDYKIKVWNYKTRRCLFTLLGHLDYIRTVQFHDEHPWIVSASDDQTIRIWNWQSRTCISVLTGHNHYVMCASFHPKEDLVVSASLDQTIRVWDIGALRQKVVPADDILRLSQMNTDLFGGIDAVVKYVLEGHDRGVNWASFHPTLPLIVSGADDRQVKLWRMNDSKAWEVDTLRGHTNNVSSVMFHTKMDIIVSNSEDKSIRVWDATKRTGVQTFRREHDRFWILAVHPAMNLLAAGHDSGMIIFKLERERPAFSVSGDTLYYVKDRFLWLYEFSTQKDIQVVPIRKPGSVSLNQGPRTLSYSPTENAVLICSDVDGGSYELYIVPKDISLRSDYMQEAKRGAGGSAVFIARNRFAVLDRSTNQVVVKNLKNEIVKKSLLPIATDAIFYAGTGNVLCRAEDRVAIFDLQQRIVIGELQTPSVKYIVWSSDMESVALLGKHAIVIANKKLVLRCTMHETIRVKSGAWDDNGVFIYATLNHIKYCLSNGDTGIVRTLDEPIYITKISGSNIFCLDRNGKTRVISIDATEYIFKLSLMQKRYDHVMGMIRNSQLCGQAVIAYLQQKGFPEVALHFVKDEKTRFNLALESGNIQIAVASAKEIDDKDHWYRLGIEALRHGNTNIVEYAYQRTKNFERLSFLYLVTGNMEKLSKMLRIAEIKNDIMGQFHNALYLGDIQERVKILENAGHLPLAYVTAATHGLQEVADRLATELGDNVPSLPEGKTHSLLMPPAPLMCGGDWPLLRVMRGIFDNGSDMGRAGQEEEEDAAGADWGDEELDIVDMEGVMQNGEIIADLEDGEGNIENEEEGGWDLEDLELPADVDTPKAAGNSRHSLFVTPTPGMPVSQMWIQKSSLAGEHVAAGNFDTAMRLLSRQLAIKNFAPLKPLFMDIHMGSHSYLYALATAPIISIAVEKGWNESASSNGGGPPALVFRFSQMDEKLKAAYRATTEGKFPDALRHFLNILHTIPLIVVDSRREVDEVKELIDIAREYVLGLKIELKRKEIKDNLVRQQELAAYFTNCKLQKIHMRLVLTSAMTICYKGGNCSTAANFARMLLESSPTEVQAKKARQLLQHCGDKKDVNQLNYDYRNPFVVCGATFVPIYRGQKDVSCPYCGARFVPTIEGHLCAVCELAVVGADASGLLCSPTQIR; this is encoded by the exons GGGATGATTACAAAATCAAGGTCTGGAATTATAAGACCCGCCGTTGTCTATTTACCCTTCTTGGGCATCTTGATTACATCCGTACAGtgcaattccatgatgagcatccCTGGATTGTTAGTGCTAGTGATGATCAAACCATTAGGATTTGGAACTGGCAATCACGGACCTGCATTTCTGTGTTAACCGGCCACAATCACTATGTCATGTGTGCCTCATTCCATCCAAAGGAGGACCTGGTTGTATCGGCTTCCCTTGATCAAACAATTCGTGTCTGGGATATTGGTGCTCTGAGGCAGAAGGTGGTACCAGCTGATGACATTCTGCGGCTTAGTCAGATGAACACAGATTTGTTTGGTGGAATTGATGCAGTTGTCAAGTATGTCTTAGAAGGTCATGACCGTGGGGTCAATTGGGCATCATTCCATCCTACTTTGCCCCTAATCGTGTCTGGTGCTGATGACCGGCAAGTGAAACTCTGGAGAATGAATG ATTCAAAGGCTTGGGAGGTGGACACATTGAGAGGGCACACTAACAACGTTTCTAGTGTGATGTTCCACACGAAGATGGATATCATTGTATCCAACTCGGAGGACAAAAGCATTCGTGTTTGGGATGCTACAAAACGCACAGGTGTTCAGACATTTAGACGTGAGCATGACCGCTTCTGGATTCTTGCTGTGCATCCAGCTATGAACCTTCTTGCGGCAGGTCATGATAGCGGCATGATCATCTTCAAGTTGGAGAGAGAACGCCCTGCTTTCTCTGTCAGTGGAGATACTCTATACTATGTTAAAGATCGCTTCTTGTGGTTGTATGAGTTCTCAACCCAGAAGGACATTCAGGTTGTTCCTATAAGGAAGCCTGGTTCTGTCAGCTTAAACCAGGGACCTAGAACACTGTCTTATAGTCCCACGGAGAATGCTGTATTGATCTGTTCTGATGTGGACGGTGGATCTTATGAGTTATATATTGTTCCTAaggacatatctcttaggagtgaCTATATGCAGGAAGCAAAAAGGGGGGCTGGTGGGTCAGCAGTTTTCATAGCCCGCAATAGATTTGCTGTTCTGGACAGGAGTACCAATCAAGTAGTAGTGAAGAACCTGAAAAATGAGATAGTAAAGAAAAGTCTTCTTCCAATCGCTACTGATGCAATATTTTATGCTGGGACTGGTAACGTGTTGTGCAGAGCTGAGGACAGGGTGGCCATCTTTGATCTTCAGCAGAGGATTGTCATTGGTGAGCTGCAGACCCCATCTGTCAAGTACATTGTCTGGTCAAGTGATATGGAATCTGTTGCTTTGCTTGGTAAGCATGCTATAGTCATTGCTAATAAGAAACTTGTGCTTCGTTGCACAATGCACGAGACTATTCGTGTAAAAAGTGGTGCCTGGGATGATAATGGAGTTTTCATTTATGCAACATTAAATCATATCAAGTATTGCCTAAGTAATGGGGACACCGGAATTGTAAGAACCCTGGATGAACCTATTTACATAACCAAGATATCTGGAAGCAATATTTTTTGCTTGGATCGCAATGGGAAGACCCGGGTTATATCAATTGATGCTACAGAGTACATCTTCAAGCTTTCTCTTATGCAAAAAAGATATGACCATGTGATGGGTATGATAAGGAATTCACAGTTATGTGGTCAGGCTGTAATTGCATATCTTCAACAGAAAGGCTTTCCAGAAGTTGCTCTCCATTTCGTTAAGGATGAGAAGACCCGATTTAATCTGGCTCTTGAGAGTGGTAATATCCAAATTGCTGTTGCTTCAGCAAAAGAGATTGATGATAAAGACCATTGGTACAGGTTGGGCATTGAGGCCCTTCGACATGGAAACACTAATATTGTAGAATATGCATATCAGAGGACAAAGAACTTTGAGAGGCTCTCATTTCTCTATCTTGTAACGGGGAATATGGAAAAGCTATCCAAAATGCTGAGGATAGCTGAAATTAAGAATGACATCATGGGTCAGTTCCACAATGCACTGTATCTTGGTGACATTCAGGAACGTGTCAAAATACTGGAGAATGCTGGTCATTTGCCTCTTGCATATGTTACAGCTGCCACTCATGGACTTCAGGAAGTTGCTGATAGGCTTGCAACTGAGCTGGGAGATAATGTTCCTTCATTACCTGAAGGAAAGACACATTCTCTTCTAATGCCTCCTGCACCACTCATGTGTGGTGGGGATTGGCCCTTACTAAGGGTAATGAGAGGTATCTTTGACAATGGTTCGGATATGGGGAGGGCAGgacaggaggaagaggaggatgctGCTGGTGCTGACTGGGGTGATGAGGAACTGGACATTGTTGACATGGAGGGAGTGATGCAGAATGGTGAAATAATAGCAGATCTTGAGGACGGTGAAGGAAATATAGAGAATGAAGAAGAAGGAGGATGGGATCTTGAAGATCTGGAATTACCAGCTGATGTGGATACACCAAAAGCTGCAGGCAATTCTCGCCATTCATTGTTTGTTACCCCAACACCTGGGATGCCTGTAAGTCAAATGTGGATCCAGAAATCATCTCTTGCTGGGGAGCATGTGGCAGCTGGAAACTTTGACACTGCCATGCGCTTGCTCAGCCGGCAATTGGCTATAAAGAACTTTGCACCTTTGAAGCCACTATTCATGGATATTCACATGGGCAGTCATTCTTATCTGTATGCGCTTGCTACTGCACCGATTATATCGATTGCTGTTGAAAAGGGATGGAATGAGTCTGCTAGCTCTAATGGAGGAGGTCCACCAGCACTTGTCTTCAGGTTCTCACAGATGGATGAGAAACTTAAGGCAGCTTATCGAGCCACAACAGAAGGAAAGTTCCCTGATGCTTTACGTCATTTCCTTAACATTTTGCACACCATCCCTCTTATTGTTGTTGACTCAAGGAGGGAAGTTGATGAAGTGAAGGAGCTGATTGACATAGCCAGAGAATATGTTCTAGGTTTGAAAATTGAGCTCAAAAGAAAGGAAATCAAGGACAATTTGGTTCGACAGCAAGAACTAGCGGCCTATTTCACAAATTGTAAGCTTCAGAAGATTCATATGAGGCTCGTCCTCACAAGTGCTATGACCATCTGCTACAAGGGAGGGAACTGCTCTACAGCGGCTAATTTTGCAAGGATGCTTCTTGAGAGCAGCCCAACAGAAGTCCAGGCAAAGAAGGCTAGGCAGCTGTTGCAACATTGTGGTGACAAAAAAGATGTTAACCAGCTCAATTACGATTATAGGAATCCATTTGTGGTTTGTGGGGCAACTTTTGTTCCGATCTACCGTGGCCAGAAAGATGTTTCTTGCCCTTATTGTGGAGCTAGATTTGTGCCAACCATCGAAGGTCATCTTTGTGCTGTTTGTGAGCTTGCAGTGGTAGGAGCAGATGCATCTGGCCTGCTCTGCTCACCTACACAGATAAGATAA